CATCATCTCTCGCGGCTGCCGTCCAAGACATTTACGAGGCCGTTTCCCAGAACAAGATTGCGGCCCTTCAGCTCGATACAGCACTGGGCCCAGTCACGCCCTCTGTGCAGATTCCCGTGCCGTTTTACGTTACGGACTTGCACAACTATGGACAGACAGAACAGAGAGGCCTCTGGCTGACGACTGCCAATTCATTCATCGGCGAAGATACCCTAGACGAGCCAGGTTTCTTGGACCGCAACTTTGCCCTCTTGCTGATGGGCGACGAGAAGAAGATCATTGCCGAATTACAGGCAGATTTGGATCCGAGTACTGTAGCCATGGTCGAGTTCGCCCGACTGTCGAAGCCAACGCAATCGTAAGTAGTGAAAGCCCACTAAGACCCACCATGTACTCGTGCTAATGCTCGTTCAGTTTCTATCAAGTAGGCCAGAGCAACGTCTTGACTTTGAGCCAGGTGCGCAAGTACGCGCAACACTTCATATTCTGGCGGCGTGCTATCGCGATTCCACCCCTCCATGCCCGTGACACATACATCATGTCGCCGAATTGCGACACCCGTAACCTCTCTAGGGCAAGCCTCGAGTGGCAAAAGACGTTCCCCCTCGCACCGCCGCTCACCAACTTCCTTGCCGAGCTTTCTTACGCGCCGAGGTCATACAAACACTACTGCCCGAGTAAAGCTCATCGGCCCACGTACCTCGCTATGCTCGCGTGGCTCATGCGTGGTGCATGGGTGACTCAACTGTGCACATTCGCCTACGTTGTTGTCTGGCCCGAGATAATCTACGAAGTCGAGCACAAGCTAGAAAGCGATGAATTGCGCAAGGCCGAGAATGCTTCCTCCCTCAGTACCAGCAATCCACTGAGTGGCTCAGCAATCGACGCGGCAGACGGGAAGTCTGAGGTAGGGAGCAGCAGTGGTGGCAGTGGAAGTGGCGGTTTCGGCAGCGGTATCGCGACCTACGTCCCGTCGCACATTGAGCAAACGGCAGAAAAGGCACGGCTAGAACGTATCGCAGAGAAGACGCAGCGCGAGGCGGCCGAAAAGGCCACGGCGCACGCGCGCAAGCTACCACCCACGGCGACGGATCACCCCTCAACCAACGAGGCGCCGCATCTGGCGCGAATGCCCCCCTACATCATCGTAGATGCCAAGAAGGCGACGGGCAAGGAGTCCCTCTACCTCGCGGCCATCGGCAAGCGATTCAAGGATCCCAAGGTCGCCAAGGCGTGGCAGGCCATGTGGAAGTATTTCAACGGGCAAACAGCACTGGAGAGGATCGCGTTGCAGGAAGACATGAAGCGTAAGGAGGCATGGAACCTGCTGACGGCGATGAGCGAGCATTTGCTCTGTGTGAGGCACTGGTAGGCGTGTGGTCACTCGCACGTCATCGCATGTAATGAACAGGTTTCAAGGGACAATTCACGACATGCAGACTGATAGTAGTCTCGGGCATGGGGAGAGCATGGGAAGAGAGATGAATCGCGGCACTGTGCTAGTGTGATCACGTAGAAGAACGTACGGCAGGCCAGCCGTTTGTACGTCATGGAAAGGAAGGGAGGGTATCATTGTATGTATGCGGGAAAAAGAGGCAGCAAGCAGGTGGAAGCTACTTTCCCCTGACATGCCAAACGCCAAATGGACACGCGAAATCTGGAAGATAAATACGCCAAGGTACAACCAACCAACAAAACCAAGGGATCCCAAGCAGATGTGTTGAACCTGAGACTGCGTGTAAGCATTGAGAGAAGAGATTTGTAGAAATAATTCCAGGAGAGGGAGTAAGAACAATTGTGGGGGAAAAGGATTGCCTGAAAGATATTGAACCCGCGAACCATCCCCCATGCCCACCCGCCCTGCGAATTAGAGATGacctaaaaagaaaagaaaagaccTTGTGCAATGCCCATCCGGACCCAGAGGTATCACGTCTCCCGATAGATGATGATGCTTGAAAAACCCAGAAAACAGAAACGAAATATGAAAACCTTAAAAACCTGAAAAAAGCAAACCCCGAGCCGGCTCGACCAAAACACATCTCATTCCTCCACGTTGTGCTTCACTGGCTGTTGGTAAGCCTTTGGCCGCCCATGTAACTGAAAAGAGACCTCTCAACGCCGTCGCCCACCGAAATCCTTGACCGCCCCAACGCGCTTGGATGCAACAAAGATACCATGGCTGCGCGAATGCATAAAAAGAGCGGGAACTTGAAAGGAGAAGATGACCATGGTAGGATCAGAATGAAGACGAAGGGGAAATCGTCATGGGTTCTAACAATCCGTCCTACTGTGTCAGGTCCATGCCGAACTCGTCTTCCTCCTTGAAGTTCAGCGAGGTCGGACCACTGTCGTCATCATCCGGATCGTTCCAAAATTCGCTGCCGGCGTTGAGATCGTTGGCGAGACCGGTGCCGTTGGTAGCGCCAGGGCTGACAGAAGTGCCGTCACCAACATTGCCTGAGCCATTCATGGGCTCGCCGCGGAAGTCGGTGTGATGGGGTACCCGGAGACCAGACCCGGTCGTGCGAGAGTATCCTGGAACTTCGTTCTTGGAGATGGCTTCCATCAACTCGGTTTGCATACGCTTCTCATCCTCAGTGAGCTCAAATGGAAAATGACCGCCGAGTTCCGCAATGGCGTTCATCAACTCCTCCTGCTGCTGCAACTTCAGATGCAACATCCACATTAGATCTCTCGTCCAGCTGACTGCGCCATTCAAAATGTCTCCCTTGTTGGGACCCTTGTCTTTGTCCTCGAGGGGGAGGCCGGTCGTGATATTGCCTGTTGCGCCAGCTGCGCGGCGTGCGCCAGGACCAGCAAGACCCGAAGTGGCCTGAGAGGGGTTGGAAATGCCGGACAATGTAGGCGAGAGCGGGGTGCCGTTCTGGATCATCTTGCGGATCTTCTCATCCTCCAAACGATGGGCGGGAACTAGTCTGCTGAGATCTTGGATTCTCTCGTTGATGTTGTCTCGGCGTCGTCGCTCGACAAGGTTGTGAGATTCCCGACGCCGCTTGCGCTTCATCTCTTGAGAGGAAACCGCACCACCTGGCTGAGCCCCCAGCTTTGCGGGCATCGATGTGCCACCCTTCATCATGACCTCGTTGAGCTGAGCGAGGCCGGGTTGAATAGGCGACGAGAAGCCAGAGCCATATGACGCCGCCATGCTTCCCGATGGGGTCTGCATCCACTGACCTCCTGATGGTGATTTCTCATGCATGCCTTGAGCCCGGATGGATTGAGGACCGAAGCCAGTAGACTCCTGGGTTGCCATGGGTACCGAGTGCATTGCTGACTTGGGAGTCATGGGGCTGCGAGTGTTGGAAGATGAGCTCTTCCGTTGCATAGCTTGTGCCATTCTAGCTCTGTTCTTGGCGTTGAGGTAGTTGGTCTCGGCAGCATCACCAGTGAGGTCTGACCCAGCCAAGGGCGAGCCCGAGTAGGAGATGGGAGACTGAAGCGACGTGCCGAGGGCCTGGCGGTGGTGCATCTGGGCGAATCCCGAGTTGTTGAAGCTGTGCACGAAAGGGCTTTGAATGGGGTCACCGTCGGGGGTGTTGGAGTAGCCGTTGATGTGATTTTGGTCTAGGCCATGATGAGAGCCGTATATGGGTTGGTTGAAGCCCATATCCATGTTTGACATTCCGCTACCAAAGTCCTGGCCGTGGCCATGTAGCGGCTGTTCGGTCGGGCTTCCGAGGCCGTCGAGTAGCTCATCGTCTCCGAAGAGGGCAGAGCCGCTCGAAAACCCATTTGTGTTCCCCGAGTTGGAGTTGTAGTTGTTGGAGTAGGATGATCCATAGTTTCCGCCCATGGCCAAGTCGTTGGGATCGATGCTGCCGCCACCACCTCCACCGTGGCCACCGTTGAACTGGCCGAAGCCGTGCTGTGCCATTGTGTGTACTGTTGACACGGCGTTGATTTGAATCCGCCTCAAGGATATGCTGGATCGGCGATGATGCGAGGTCTCGCTGACCTTGTAGTGCTCACACCGCCTCTTTCGTCAAGAAGCGTAGTTGCAGGCTGCGCTGTTATGCTGGAATGATTCGAGAAAGTTTGACCCGGAGAGGTTAGAGCTGTAGTGAGTTGACTCGTCAGCGTTGCGGCCGAATATGATGGTCAGGTTGCGCAAATCAAAGGTGCTCCGAGGTTCGCTGCGCGCAGTTTTGCTTTCCTGTCGGGCAGACACGAACCGGGGATTGTATATGCGGATATTCTCCGCACAGGCGCAGGCAGTTTTGAACGCCACCTAGGCAAAATAGGCAGGGAGAGCGAGCGGGAGAGGAATGCGAGTATGAGGAGGAGGGCGCGACCAAGGCAGGACTGACTCACCGAGCAAAAGGGAAAATGCCGGGAATATGTAATGTTGGTCGACAGCACACAAAACCGTTGTTACACGGGCATCCACTAGAGTGATATGGAAGGTGCGGGGATGGCGTCCTAAGTAAGGGAAGCCGGCGTCGTAGATGGTAGCGAGCCGAAAGGCGGTTAAGAGGTGCGTATGTGTGTGCGCGCGAAAGAGACTGAGAGTGCGAGAGTGTGGGAGTAAGCGAGGCAAGGTTTGCGATCTAGGTCGCCTGTCGCACAAGTGTATAAAGATGAGCAGGAAATCGCTGCCTGTTGGTTCGCAGAAGCGGAGACAAGCGATAGAAGACCAAGTGTTTGTCGAGTCTTGGAGTGAggtgaaggaggaggaggagaaggagaagaagaaggagagagTTGAGTCTTGACAAGTTGCGATGGAAATGCGTTGTCGGGGAGTCGGGGGTTTGTAGTGTGGTGCGCAGGCGGTGCGATGCGGGCTGCGGGTGAGCGAAAGTAGGTATGAGTAAGAAGTTGGTGTAGGAGCCTCGGGGCTGGGCGCTACGGGTGCACTGGACTGGGCTGGGGAATAATTAGCTTAGGACTGTGTTGAACGAGAAGGACGTGTGTAGTGTCAAGTATTTGTTAAAGTGCACGATTATCCGTACTTCGTACATGGGAGGGGTGCTAAGGAAAGCCCATGCGGGAGACCGATGCCAGACgccgagggcgagggcgGGGGAAGAGGCGAGGGGTACCCAAGTACCTTGTACTTGAGGTACCTTAAGGtgagtaaggtaaggtaggtttGGGGGGAAAGAAGAATCGGGGACGGGGACGGACGGGGACTGGGACTGGGACTGGggctggggggggggggcctcTTCGGCTTCACCTTACCTCTACCAAAGCTGTGGGGGAGCGAAAAGGTAAAGCTCGTGTCGGTGAAGTTATCTTTGGTTGGTGACGGAGGTGCAGCGTCTTTTGCGTCTGCTCAGGAAATAAAAATGGGACGCGTCCGCTGCAAGGGAGGTTAGAACACCTCTGCTGGAATGAATACGGATACTTTTGACGGTGTGAAGCACGCCTCAAGGCTTGGGTGATCCAGGCCCAGAGACAAGGGGTCGTGAAGGGGTTCACAGCAGGCAGGGTTTGCCAGGATGGGACAAGACAACTTGTGGTTCAGGACCTCGAGGTGTGCTTGTGTTATCGAGCATGACATGTCTGCAGTCCGGTCCGTGGGCCGAGGGGCGAAAAGGGAATAAGAGCAACGCGAAGGAGAACGGACGAGGTGCAGTGATGGGACACGGATGCTGACTTACAGAAGAATATGGGTGGTGGGTAATATTCACCCAGGTCAGTCTCCCGACTTTACACGGTAGCTGCTGTTCCTTTCGAGAGGTGACGAGAACAACGCTTTGGCTCGGCTTTCCGCCTGACGCTTGACGTTGCACAAGAAGGAAATAGAGGTGAGCGTGAGGAtaatggtggtggtggtagtggtggtggtggtggaaaGGAGCTCTTGTC
The Colletotrichum lupini chromosome 6, complete sequence DNA segment above includes these coding regions:
- a CDS encoding helix-loop-helix DNA-binding domain-containing protein; the protein is MAQHGFGQFNGGHGGGGGGSIDPNDLAMGGNYGSSYSNNYNSNSGNTNGFSSGSALFGDDELLDGLGSPTEQPLHGHGQDFGSGMSNMDMGFNQPIYGSHHGLDQNHINGYSNTPDGDPIQSPFVHSFNNSGFAQMHHRQALGTSLQSPISYSGSPLAGSDLTGDAAETNYLNAKNRARMAQAMQRKSSSSNTRSPMTPKSAMHSVPMATQESTGFGPQSIRAQGMHEKSPSGGQWMQTPSGSMAASYGSGFSSPIQPGLAQLNEVMMKGGTSMPAKLGAQPGGAVSSQEMKRKRRRESHNLVERRRRDNINERIQDLSRLVPAHRLEDEKIRKMIQNGTPLSPTLSGISNPSQATSGLAGPGARRAAGATGNITTGLPLEDKDKGPNKGDILNGAVSWTRDLMWMLHLKLQQQEELMNAIAELGGHFPFELTEDEKRMQTELMEAISKNEVPGYSRTTGSGLRVPHHTDFRGEPMNGSGNVGDGTSVSPGATNGTGLANDLNAGSEFWNDPDDDDSGPTSLNFKEEDEFGMDLTQ